A section of the Thunnus albacares chromosome 6, fThuAlb1.1, whole genome shotgun sequence genome encodes:
- the il15l gene encoding interleukin 15, like isoform X2, translating into MLRGRPTLASVLLCCICLPVLTQGNKLKLCSLDSIARVESLIKDKDLKLLDCMLYTPTTGDYKNCPRSTLNCFADEVNVLIEESNKNIAAKTLFRMLKSLAGRIDQSESECLQCESHKEEKVEKFLSDLLEILKQNNSEHC; encoded by the exons ATGCTGAGAGGGAGGCCCACTCTTGCGAGTGTGCTTCTGTGTTGCATCTGTCTGCCTGTCCTGACGCAGGGCAACAAACTCAAACTCTGCAGCCTTGACAGCATCGCCCGCGTCGAAAGTCTCATCAAAGACAAAGACTTG aAGTTGCTGGACTGCATGCTGTACACACCCACCACTGGAGACTACAAG aACTGCCCCCGCTCCACCCTGAATTGCTTTGCTGATGAAGTTAATGTCCTCATCGAGGAGTCCAATAAAAACATAGCAGCAAAAACGTTATTTAGAATGCTAAAATCATTAGCAGGGCGCATCGACCag TCAGAGTCAGAGTGTCTTCAGTGTGAGAGCCACAAGgaagaaaaagtggaaaaattcCTCTCAGATCTTCTTGAAATTCTTAAGCAGAATAACTCTGAGCACTGCTAA
- the il15l gene encoding interleukin 15, like isoform X4 has translation MLRGRPTLASVLLCCICLPVLTQGNKLKLCSLDSIARVESLIKDKDLLLDCMLYTPTTGDYKNCPRSTLNCFADEVNVLIEESNKNIAAKTLFRMLKSLAGRIDQSESECLQCESHKEEKVEKFLSDLLEILKQNNSEHC, from the exons ATGCTGAGAGGGAGGCCCACTCTTGCGAGTGTGCTTCTGTGTTGCATCTGTCTGCCTGTCCTGACGCAGGGCAACAAACTCAAACTCTGCAGCCTTGACAGCATCGCCCGCGTCGAAAGTCTCATCAAAGACAAAGACTTG TTGCTGGACTGCATGCTGTACACACCCACCACTGGAGACTACAAG aACTGCCCCCGCTCCACCCTGAATTGCTTTGCTGATGAAGTTAATGTCCTCATCGAGGAGTCCAATAAAAACATAGCAGCAAAAACGTTATTTAGAATGCTAAAATCATTAGCAGGGCGCATCGACCag TCAGAGTCAGAGTGTCTTCAGTGTGAGAGCCACAAGgaagaaaaagtggaaaaattcCTCTCAGATCTTCTTGAAATTCTTAAGCAGAATAACTCTGAGCACTGCTAA
- the il15l gene encoding interleukin 15, like isoform X3, with the protein MLRGRPTLASVLLCCICLPVLTQGNKLKLCSLDSIARVESLIKDKDLLLDCMLYTPTTGDYKQNCPRSTLNCFADEVNVLIEESNKNIAAKTLFRMLKSLAGRIDQSESECLQCESHKEEKVEKFLSDLLEILKQNNSEHC; encoded by the exons ATGCTGAGAGGGAGGCCCACTCTTGCGAGTGTGCTTCTGTGTTGCATCTGTCTGCCTGTCCTGACGCAGGGCAACAAACTCAAACTCTGCAGCCTTGACAGCATCGCCCGCGTCGAAAGTCTCATCAAAGACAAAGACTTG TTGCTGGACTGCATGCTGTACACACCCACCACTGGAGACTACAAG cagaACTGCCCCCGCTCCACCCTGAATTGCTTTGCTGATGAAGTTAATGTCCTCATCGAGGAGTCCAATAAAAACATAGCAGCAAAAACGTTATTTAGAATGCTAAAATCATTAGCAGGGCGCATCGACCag TCAGAGTCAGAGTGTCTTCAGTGTGAGAGCCACAAGgaagaaaaagtggaaaaattcCTCTCAGATCTTCTTGAAATTCTTAAGCAGAATAACTCTGAGCACTGCTAA
- the il15l gene encoding interleukin 15, like isoform X1 — MLRGRPTLASVLLCCICLPVLTQGNKLKLCSLDSIARVESLIKDKDLKLLDCMLYTPTTGDYKQNCPRSTLNCFADEVNVLIEESNKNIAAKTLFRMLKSLAGRIDQSESECLQCESHKEEKVEKFLSDLLEILKQNNSEHC; from the exons ATGCTGAGAGGGAGGCCCACTCTTGCGAGTGTGCTTCTGTGTTGCATCTGTCTGCCTGTCCTGACGCAGGGCAACAAACTCAAACTCTGCAGCCTTGACAGCATCGCCCGCGTCGAAAGTCTCATCAAAGACAAAGACTTG aAGTTGCTGGACTGCATGCTGTACACACCCACCACTGGAGACTACAAG cagaACTGCCCCCGCTCCACCCTGAATTGCTTTGCTGATGAAGTTAATGTCCTCATCGAGGAGTCCAATAAAAACATAGCAGCAAAAACGTTATTTAGAATGCTAAAATCATTAGCAGGGCGCATCGACCag TCAGAGTCAGAGTGTCTTCAGTGTGAGAGCCACAAGgaagaaaaagtggaaaaattcCTCTCAGATCTTCTTGAAATTCTTAAGCAGAATAACTCTGAGCACTGCTAA